A portion of the Anthonomus grandis grandis chromosome 19, icAntGran1.3, whole genome shotgun sequence genome contains these proteins:
- the LOC126747296 gene encoding deformed epidermal autoregulatory factor 1 has translation MESSSSDGVVLPDISEAEHLANEHDDNGDNGDAIDTKMTPRVAAVAVRQGGVPVSLPVGSLITSTFNVITQDQMQHFNYLATDGSGGELKTIVIQQEDVSASNSVNNPPVTQSIGSWSDAASLPVLPVRCKNTSAELHKDRFGSGGRGRCIKLGNSWYTPSEFEALCGRASSKDWKRSIRFGGRSLQTLIDEGVILPHATSCTCAACCDDETATGPVRLFTPYKRKRRKNSDSLSAGGGGGGSKRQMNSSNVSNEEDSDHQTKEEAWQNLAEGLDSNDYQMMEPIVSSDPAVYVKKLEEISSQITRLGAEYRRTVEELKESVGRQQEKFQREKEAAILAARVEAQVAALGSDNNGDSTLQQIDTDNHKKCANCDREALAECSLCRRTPYCSTFCQRKDWASHQVECVRGVATDAGGQQSIMLIVESTEQQ, from the exons ATGGAAAGCTCCAGCTCGGATGGGGTCGTCCTGCCGGACATCTCCGAAGCCGAACATTTGGCGAACGAGCACGACGACAATGGCGACAACGGCGACGCCATCGACACGAAAATGACGCCGAGGGTGGCGGCTGTAGCCGTCCGGCAGGGCGGCGTACCCGTTTCCTTACCCGTCG GCAGTCTCATCACAAGCACCTTCAACGTCATCACGCAGGACCAGATGCAACACTTCAACTACCTGGCGACAGACGGCTCCGGGGGCGAGCTCAAGACCATCGTCATCCAACAGGAAGACGTCAGCGCAAGTAACTCTGTCAATAACCCGCCG GTAACCCAGTCGATTGGTTCCTGGAGCGACGCCGCCAGCTTGCCAGTCCTACCTGTCAG GTGTAAAAACACTTCGGCGGAACTACACAAGGACCGTTTCGGCTCGGGCGGCAGAGGGCGCTGCATCAAACTAGGCAACTCCTGGTACACCCCAAGCGAGTTCGAAGCTCTATGCG GTCGTGCCTCGAGCAAAGACTGGAAGAGAAGCATACGGTTCGGTGGACGGAGCCTACAGACCCTGATAGACGAGGGGGTGATCTTGCCGCACGCGACCAGCTGCACATGCGCGGCCTGCTGCGACGACGAGACCGCGACCGGCCCGGTACGACTTTTCACCCCTTACAAGAGGAAGAGGAGGAAAAACAGCGACTCTTTGAGCGCCGGAGGAGGAGGGGGAGGGAGCAAGAGGCAGATGAACAGCTCCAACGTGTCCAACGAGGAGGACAGCGACCACCAGACCAAAGAGGAGGCGTGGCAGAATTTGGCCGAGGGGCTCGACTCGAACGATTACCAGATGATGGAGCCGATCGTGTCTTCGGACCCGGCGGTTTACGTTAAAAAGTTGGAGGAGATTTCGAGTCAGATCACGCGACTTGGGGCTGAGTATAGGAG GACCGTGGAGGAGCTGAAAGAGAGCGTTGGCCGTCAACAAGAAAAATTCCAAAGGGAAAAGGAGGCGGCCATCTTGGCGGCCAGGGTGGAGGCCCAGGTGGCCGCATTGGGGTCGGACAACAACGGCGACTCCACCCTGCAGCAAATCGACACCGACAACCACAAAAAG tgCGCAAACTGCGACAGGGAGGCTTTGGCGGAGTGCTCCTTGTGCCGCAGGACTCCCTACTGCTCCACCTTCTGTCAAAGGAAAGACTGGGCCTCCCACCAGGTGGAGTGCGTGCGGGGGGTTGCGACTGACGCGGGGGGGCAGCAGAGCATCATGCTCATCGTCGAAAGTACTGAGCAACAGTga